The Tripterygium wilfordii isolate XIE 37 chromosome 1, ASM1340144v1, whole genome shotgun sequence sequence CAAGGATCACTCAGTTTTCAAGAAAGTCAATTGAGTCATTCCCTAGTAGGTTAAATAAGCCAGACTTTAGTGAATACCAAAATATCATAAGAAGAAGTGGTAGCACTAGCATTGACGTGCATGGTCCAATTTAGAAATAAGTTTGATGACTTAGACTTCCATGATTTCTCTCATTTAACTGTTAGGATTGTTCACTATAAAAGAGTCCTTAAAGAGAAATAAGACATGGTCAACTCATCCTAAGGAACTTACTATCGAGACTCCAATTACATGATGGACAATGTCGAAGATGAACTCAATCAATAAGTGGTTGTCATCATACATTATCAAGTCAAAACATCCCAAGCACCCAGGAGCAGTAAGTTCATCTAAATCAATCAAGTTCTACACTTAATGATGTATCCAAGATAGAAAAAATCTTTGATTGCCTCTTGATAGATAAGGTGATCAAGTTACCTACTGGGCATAGAATTCCTCCTCCAGAGGAAACCAGAAGAAGACTTACTACAAGTACCACAATTTCTAGAGTTACTTTACCAATGATTGCGGTTCTTTCAAGAATAAGATTCAAGCCACGATAGGAGAAGACTTTACTGTTCGAGACCCAGCAATGGGAGTGGAAGCCAAATCCATTTCCTCTAGAAGCTAGACCTCCAGGCAGACTTTAGATACCTCATTTCCAGATACCAAATCTTAAAGAGTTATGACACAATCAATGGTTTTCACAGAAGAGACAACTAATTAGATCTTTGGAAGATTGAGGTTCTACTCATAATTTGGACACTGACTATTCAATCAGAGACAGAATTTGCTGAAAGAAAGAATATTAATACCAACTCCAGGGAaggtgatatggatttaattgcaagcgcacaaatcgcacaagtattaaaatgatgagtaaattatcgttcccacgaggatgtattgacaatcaaaattaatgtcaaacaagcaacaactatgtagattgggtgaaaaggatgagtggttgattttgtttttaactaaactaaaacaaagaacaaaagagcaattgagtaaacacaaatgtaatcaaagatgggaagcactagggtacttaatttcacctcagctatccaattcaactctcttggtcccttaatccctattttctctctcaataatgacaattggTTCCCCTatcctatccaatgctctatgtctagtcacaccagaagtatctctatctctagTCTCTGTTATGTTTAACAATCGGATTTAAAAGACAAATacccattaagatttatggattaaccatttagcgattgcataggttgcgcctctatatttctatggttcatgcaccttaTGTCATCtgtggcttgaggcaaaccctagaaataTCCTTTCGATTTCCATGTAGACAACAAATCatctagatggtgatcaagcatccaaaaacattaagtacacccatagacaatcaataagagagagaaatcaagaaataaggaagccaagtttattgaatcttcaaggtttggttacattaagaccctagtaaagaaatctagccacttatagagtcaagatacatcatcaagcaataaaaattaaccataaaaaccaagataaaaaggagagagaaaatccccttatgaaccctcttcttctccaagcttcaatggtggcctccaagctctccctcTTTTCTCAAAAGTTCTAGAATATTATGGAatcataaaaccctaaaaatctacctatttatacccccTAAACCCATATGTTGTTTATAACATCCATTGGTGTCGTTTTTGAGTCGGACCCACGTGAGTTTAGGGCATTTTCAGAAAGTTGAAAACTTTGAAATCGCGATATGGGTAAATTTCAATCGATTGGAATTGAGGTCCGATCAATCGGACCAAGGTTGATCGATCGAAAATATGCTCTGTCTCTTCTTTCAACTTTCTTTAATCTTTGATCCAATTTGACTTCTTTTCGTCCGATATGCTCCTAGGCACTTgtaatgtgcaaatatacatttcTTAGGCAGCATCAATCCCAAATTGactctaaacaatgcaagattgcatgtaaaaggatgtataattatatgtatataattaacaCATCAGAAATGACTAAAGGCTCATTTCTAAAAGTTAGAAGCTTCAAGCTTGAGTTCAAGTTCAATACAAAGAAGGTAAATTCAGAAGGCTCTAGCTCATTTAAGTAGGGTGATAGCAGAAAAAAGATTTAGGAAGTCAGAAGATTTAGTGATATGCAAGTCCATCATCATTCTTCACAAATCATGTCAAGGATCCAAAGCATAAACCCATCCTCTCTAAAACTCAAAAGAGGAGATACAAAAGAAACAACAGAAGGAGCAGGATGCTACCAAGCTTCCCTAGCAACCATTCAAAAGGCCTCTTCTGATCCCTTCTGGGCAGTCCATTGAAGAAGGTGTGTAGTTTATTACTGGTGACTTACTATCCTTAGAATTGGGAGGGATCGATTTTCAATCTCTTTTCAGGCAAGCGACTCAATTTCTAGCAGATGAAGTATATATTCAACAGATAAGTTTGTACTAGTTGGAAAATTAAAAGACAGACACTCTTGCCTCAAAGAAGATAACAATCTTGAAGCGTCAGACCACTATGAAACATGAACAGGGCTCAAGGGCAAGAATGAAAAAGCTTCTGCAGACCAGAGGTATTTTGAATATCTCTCTTGCAATATGACTTATGTTCTGCTTAGAGATATTGAAAATGTTAAGTTATTCCAATAGTAAGTGTATCCATCATCAGTCAGCAGTTTCTACTATCCTGAGAGAACCAATCAAGGAACAAAGTCAAAAGACAATCAAAGATGAGTCTCAGAGATCTACATCAAAGGTGTCTCAGGAACCAGCTAGTGGTGATCATCCAAGAAGAAACTTCTGCAAATTCAGAAGATGAGGCAGCAACCTGTGTTGTGTTCAAATACCAACACTCAGCATGATTCAACACATATGACCAATCTATCTTTTAGGATATATGGATGAAATGTTGGTTAATAGGCTTCTGGTGGACAATGGATCAACAGCCAACCTTATGCCTCGCTCTACCATGCAAACAATTTGTAGAAAGGAGTCTTAGTTGGTTTCAACTAATACTACTATACTAGACTTTCTAGGAGCTATATCTATAGCTCAAGGTATTTTGGTTGTAAACCTCACTATTGGCAACAACATAACcacccataatcaattcatGTTCTACATATAATCTCCTGTTGGGGAGAGATTGGATACATTAATGTATGACAGTCCTATCTTCTTTTACATCAATATATGGTGTTCTAAAACGAGAATGACATAGAAGTGATTAGGGTAGACAAGAATCCATTTTTGGTGTCAACAAACTATGCAAAAGTAAGGCTTTGTGATAAAGACATCGATAATCTTAAAGTGACGGGCCTAGACAAACATGGCAAACCCAAATCTATTACCTTCAGCAAGGATTCATCTTTGGAAGAAGTAAAATATATCTATACTCAGGTTTTCGGCCCCTTAATGACCATAATTTGTAGGCCGATTAACCCCACTATACAAGAAATCAATGTATCGAGACCACCCAGGATATGAGCAAGCCCAAGCCTTGAAGGTCACCATGCAAAAGATGACCTCTTATTTAGCACAAAAATTTCTGGAGAGTTTGTTCTAAGTGGACTTCCTTGTCAACACAACAGAATTGGTCTTTGAAGAGGACCAACTAGAAGATTATGCCTTCCAGATCAAAGAAATAGAGGCAACTCCCATGAAGCTAGATGACCTGAAGGCTAACGTCCAAGATCCTCTTAATGAAATTAATCTCGACACATAAGAATCTCCTAGATCATTGTTTATCAGTCAACTCCTACCCCttgatatcaaaaaataaattattctaCTCCTTGAagaattttaggattttttttgcaTCAAAATACAAGGAGATTGCCATCTCTCTAGGGACCTGGTGGAACATCAATTTCTAATCAAAGATGGCTAAAACCCACAATCAACCTCCTAGAAGGATGTCAAATGAAGCGATTTTGGTGGTCAAAATCGAGTTGGAGAGACTTCTCAAAGTTGGATTCATTAGAACTGTAAGGTACATGGAATGGCTATCTAATATCGTTCCTATAATAAAGAAGAACGAGAATATCATAGTTTGCGTAGACTTTTGAAACCCAAATCTTGCTACGCCAAAGATCGAGTTAGCTATGCCTATTACAAACATGCGGGTGGACCAAGTTGCAAAGATTCCTAGGGCAGATCAATTTTTTCAAAAGATTCATTTCTAATATTGTTGGGAAAGTTCATGTATTCTCTGAACTTCTAAAAATAAAGTAGGAATAGGGATTTATTTGGGAGGAGAGGCACCAACAAGCTTTCCAGAAAATGAAGATGTCGTATATTTTATACTCTGTAGGTGCTTTTATTTGATGATTCTATAAAAGACTTCGTTTCAAGATGTGGTATCATTATTTTTCTCTCGGAGGTCAAAAAACTATTTTGTCCttttagtttgattttcaatgtacTGACAACCAGGTAGAGTACGAGGCAGTCATCATTGGATTGTAGATCATTAGAAAGTTAGATGCACAACCATTGAAGTTAtaggagattctcaattggtaaTCAACCACTTGGAGACACCTATAAATGTCATAGTCAAGACCTTGCACCTTACTACATGGCAGCCAAACAGATGTTAGAAGATATCGACGACGCATTTGTGTCTACAAAAGCTAATGAGCTACCTTATGTGGTCACATGAGTCAAGATACCTATGACAGAACTGTCACAGTGTATAGAAGACTATTATTACCTTCTGTGAAAAGAAGGGCCCTTGTTGTCTTGGATGTTTTTCACGTGGAGATTTCAAATTCAGATTGTAGGCAACCTATGATTCAGTTCTTGAAGTATCCAAATTTGATGATAGGCCAGAAGACTAAGAGGAGAGATATCAACTATGTGTTGATGGACAAAGAGCTATACAAGAAAAGTTCAAAAGATGATTTATTCTTGAAATACCTAAGTGAGGAGGAATCGATGAAGATTATGATAGAAGTACACGAAGGTATTTGTATAGCCCATCAAGTAGAAAATAAAATGAGGTGGCTTATCAATAGGTATGGATATTATTGGCTTTCTATCTTGGCAGATTATATCCAATACTCCAAGAGATGCCAGCCTTGTCAAACATGAGGGCAGATTCGGGCAGATTCAACATGTACTAGCTATTTTCATGCAAAAAGTTGTGAAGCCATGGCCATTGAGAGGATGGGCTATGGATCTCATTGAGAAAATTTTCTCACCTTCTAATGAGGGGCATCATTTCATCATAGTGGTTAAAGTTATTTCACAAAATAGGTAGAGGCCTTTCCACTCAGATCCATAACCCAGTAGGATATGATCAAGGCATCAAAGAAAACGTAGTATGGCAAATCGAGGCACAACCTTCTTTGATGATCTTGTAAAAGCCTTTGCCTTGAAACATGGTTTCGAAATTTCCTATTCTACACCATATTGTGCCCAAGGGAATGACCAAACAGAGTCTACTAATAAAGTTTTGAACAACATCATTGAAATAATGGTGGAGAATAGACCGATAGCCTGGTATGAAGCCTTATCAAATGCTCTTTGGGcctacaaaacatcaaaaagaaCAACAACGAGAGCCATGCCATTTATGCTTATTTATGGGCAGGATGTAGTTCTTTCTATAGAGATGGCAGCAAAATCAACAAGGGTAGCACTCCAAAATCAACTATCTCTTGGAGATTATTATCAGGTCATGATGACAGAATTGGAAGGCCTAGATGAAATCAGGCTTACTGCTTATGATCATCTGCAAGTTCAAAAGTAGAAGGTCATGAAGGCTTATAACATAAGAGTACAAGAAAAGACATTTGTCATAGCAGATTTGGTATGGTTGTCCTTCCAATTGGTCGTAGAGATTCGACATATGGCAAATGGTCACCATCTTGGGAGGGGCCCTATTAGGTGAAGAGTTGAGGAAAGGTGGAGTCTACTGGTTATAAGATTTGGATGGGACCCAACACCAGCATCATATAAATGGAAAGTATCTCAAAAAAACCTTCTATCCTACAGAAAAGTCAAAAAAACCTTTACCCATAATAAAATTCCTATAATTCAGGAATCTAAACCAGTTGCAACTTAGCTTATCATTTCACAATAGGAAAATATCCATACAATatccaaaaatagaaaaacaccaccaacaaacccaaaaaaaaaagaatcaaacatCCAGAAAGTTACTAAGAGTGTTTAAGGGAACACTACTAGAAACCTGGGGAAAATAGAAATAAGATAGTCCAACACAGAGAAAGTCTAGAAGTTGTTCAATGAAAATCAAAGATTATCAAGGGTTATTAGGGGCAGCTGCACCTTTAATGGAACCCTTTACAATGGCATTATCAGCAACCTACGAAACTTTTGTTAACACGATTGTAGCGGTGTTCATTCATTCGGAAACTTTTAGTGTTTCATGTTTAGGATCCTTTAATGTCTTCTCAATCACATCAAACATTCATATTCTCACTCATATCACATAGGCATATCCACATTATGATGGACGTCACTTAAGGAGCATCGTGAATACCCATGTCCCCTATCGTCCTTACATTTATCACATGTTCGTATCCCTTCACATACACTAACATCATGGTAGACAGCTCACCTGTGTCAGTGTGCCATATTTACCCACTCGATGTAGATAACGTTTCACGAGACCAACATTCTTTCATGGTCTTCTACCACCCATACCTAACATTCATTTCTGATCACCACCAACTCACGCATACATTGAATTTCATCAGATACCAAAATATTCCACGACAATAAAGGCCCTATGCCATCACTTGGAAGCCACATGCACTCTctatcataaaaatattattggtGGAGGAACCTTAATTGATGGTTTATTTAAATTTGATCTTGATTCCACATATGAATCTAGTTATTTAACAATGCTGGTATTAAACGTTGCATTGTTAAAGAGAATTCCACTATCTTATGGCATAAAAGGTTAGGGCACATCTCCATTGAGAGAATAAAGAGATTAGTAAATGACGACATCTTAAAACAGATACCTTGGAGAagatgcttttagaatttttaagAGTGGCAACATTTTTTAGTGAAATGGCAGCCAAAGACTTTTCATAAACCATCACCTCACTAATTATGttcttttcttcatctttaGCTTTTAGAGAAGATTGCAGCTCGCTCCCCAATTCTTGAAGCTTAGCATCGAGTTCCaatctcttctcttcttctacATTCAGCTCAAAGAGATGAACACGATTGCTACAAAAATCCTTGATAAGAATTGGGAGGTCCTTCAAGAATGTCAAGGGTCTTTCCCGGACAATTTCAGTAAGGTCATACCTTGGAGGGTATCTTCAATAGTAGTCTTCAGATTGAAAAACATGGAATGATGTAGAAAGGATTCGAGCTCTTTGACCTAAGGACTTTTAAAAGTGTCTTGGCGGCTATTATCTTTTCTTCAGTGAGAATGGTGGAACGTAAATCGAGCAAAATTTCTGTGTTTGGACCCAGACCTGGTTTTACAccagacaaaaattttatgtagATCCGGATTTCGGACATTATAACTTATGTCCAGACTTTGTTTAATCCAGGTCAAATAAATTTGGTCATCTGAATCGGACAGAATTTTGTCATCCCTATTTAAAAGTATTGCAAATATTTACACtctatttgtttaaaaaaaatgtaaaattcatGATGTTCCATTCCATTGtttgttaaaagaaaaaacaataatgtcaaaaggaaaattttaagataaaaaggtgaaaaaaaaattctagttAATCGATTTACAATACTTAATGAAAACTCATACATCTAGTTATGTGGCGGTATccaataagaaaatattttagtaAAAAAGCAATATTAAGAAATTTATGAGATTCACATACATATGATAATACTAACTTGGTTATAATTTTATTACTAcgacacatatatatactactctCCCTATTGTATCTCTAATTTTATACAAAGGCAAGATTATAGAGATTAGAGAACTtcgtaaaacaaaaaaaaaatgtataaaatCAGTCTTTAAGAAGTCAAGAAATAGAGGTTATCATTGATTCCCTCTTTTTGAATCTACATTAAATGCTCCTCAAGACACTCCATCATTGACATTTAGTGGTAGGAAAATAGAGACAGAAAAAACAGAATAACTTTGGAATTTAATGCCGGTTGTCATATCATATAGAGTATAGACAGAGCCAAGAGAATCAAATTTCTTATCTCACCAGACTTGTCTAAGAAAAATCTTGCTTCTCTTTCATATAATGTAATGGTTACTGCTTACATTAACATGCATGTGAGCAAACAATACAAATGTGAAATATTTTCCTCAAAAAGCAGACTAGCTAGTGTTTTGAAATGAAAATGCTCAAACAAAGCGACAAACAACACAGCATTGTTAGGCTACTGtgtatttgtttgtttgctttGCTCACAGACAAAACAATTGAAATGAAGGCCTTAGGCCTTGGTGTCAATGGTGTGCGGTGGGAATGTGTGGGGAACAATTGCCTTGTGTTTCTCTGTTTTCATTCACAtgataatctctctctctctatctctccccCCATGAGTTTTACCTTTCAATTCCAACCCCACATACCTCTCTTGGCCAGTACAAGGACCTCACATAGAACTCTATTTTAGTGAAGAGTCTATCTCTTCCTTTCTCGTGATTACAGTTATGATTATACACCTGGTCTATCTATCCATCTAATTCTAGATATACCCACCAGAGAGacacagagacagagagagagagagaatcaacaATGGGTTTTCTTCAactgttgtttttctttgtggTTTCCATGGCTTCTCTTGGAGGCTGCATCAGCAACATTGATGAGGCTTCTGTGCAGTTAAATGACGACGTATTGGGTCTGATTGTGTTCAAATCAGGCATTAAAGACCCATCTTCCTACTTGGACTCATGGAAGGAAGATGATAACTCCCCATGTTCTTGGAGATACATAGAGTGCAATCCAACCACCAACAGAGTCTCTCAATTGTCACTTGATGGATTGGGTTTGTCAGGAAAGATAGGTAAAGGCCTTCAAAAGTTGCAGGATTTGAAGGTATTATCACTTTCACATAACAATTTCAGTGGTGGCATTAGTCTTGAACTTGCTCTAATTCCTGGCCTCGAAAGACTTAACCTTACCCACAACAGTCTTTCAGGCCTAATTCCATCTTCTTTTGTCAATATGAGTTCAATTAGATTTCTTGATCTTTCAGAGAACACACTGTCAGGACCAGTCCCTGATGCTCTCTTTCAAAATTGTCTTTCCCTTCGTTACCTTTCTTTAGCTGGAAATATGTTGGAAGGACCAATTCCAAGCTCACTTGGTAGCTGCTCTTCCTTGAACAATCTCAATCTCTCCAAGAACCATTTTTCTGGTAGCCCAGATTTCACAAACCAGATTTGGCCATTGAAAAGGCTAAGAAATTTGGATCTTTCGCGCAACGAGTTATCCGGGTCTGTGCCTGGAGGTGTGTTAGCTCTGCATAACTTAAAAGAGCTCATTCTGAAGGATAATCACTTCTCAGGCCCACTACCTGTTGATATTGGATTATGTCCACACTTGAGTGCACTGGATTTGAGTGATAATTTTTTCACTGGAGAAGTTCCAGAGAGTCTGCAGAGACTGAATTCCGTGAGTTTTTTCGATTTATCAAACAATATGTTATCTGGTGATTTCCCACAGTGGATTGGTAACATGAGCAGTCTGGAATACATGGACTTGTCAAGTAATAGTTTCACTGGAAGCCTTCCATCATCAATGGGTAGCCTAAAATCAGTCACTTTCTTGAGTTTGTCACACAATCGACTCACTGGAAATATCCCAATGTCACTGGTTTACTGTATCGAGTTATCGGTCATTCGATTGAGAGGTAACAGCTTCAATGGCAGCATACCGGAGGGTTTATTCGAGCTTGGGCTTCAGCAAGTAGATTTCTCcaataatggattaacgggTTCGATACCACCAGGTTCAGCCAGGCTATTTGCATCTCTACACACATTAGATCTGTCAAGGAACAATCTTTCAGGACATATTCCAGCAGAACTAGGTCTTTCTTCCAATTTGAGATACTTGAATTTATCATGGAACAGCATTCAATCAAAGATGCCACCCGAGCTCGGGTATTTCCAGAACTTGACAGTTCTAGACCTTCGGAATTGTTATTTTTACGGTTCAATTCCTGGTGATATATGTGATTCTGGAAGCCTGAAGATACTGCAATTGGATGGAAATTCGTTCACCGGACCGATACCTGAAGAAATTGGGAACTGCACATCTCTGTACTTGCTGTAAGTCTTGCACTTTTGTAAGGATTATAAGTACATTAGTTGTGTTGTGTACCAATTGTGAATGTCATTTGTTTGCAGGAGCCTTTCACACAACAACCTAAGTGGCTCCATTCCTCAATCACTTTCAATGCTGAACATGCTCAAGATGCTAAAACTGGAGTTTAATGAGCTGAGTGGAGAGATACCACAAGATCTCGGGAGGCTTGAAAACATTGTCGCTGTAAACGTGTCGTACAACAGGCTCGAAGGCAGGCTTCCGGTAGGGGGAATATTTCCAAGCTTGGATCAAAGTTCTTTGCAGGGGAATTTGGGCATTTGCTCTCCATTGTTGAAGGGGCCATGTAAAATGAATGTATCTAAGCCTCTAGTCCTTGATCCCTTTGCCTATGGAAACCCAACAGATGGTCATAGGAAAAGAAATGAATCCTCAAATCCCAAAACTTACCACCATCGCATCTTCCTCAGTGTATCTGCTATTGTGGCGATTTCAGCAGCTATTTTCATTGTTTGTGGAGTGATACTCATAACTCTGCTGAACGTATCAGCACGTCGTAGGTTGGCATTTGTAGGCCATGCCTTGGAGACCATCCGCTCAAGCTCAAGCTCCCGATCAGAAAGTCTAGCCACAGGTAAGCTCATTCTGTTTGATTCAAGAGCATCCGTGGAGAAAATCAGCAACcctgaatctatccttagcaaGGCAGCTGAGGTTGGAGAAGGCGTCTTTGGAACGGTTTACAAGATCCAACTGGGTGCACAAGGAAGGATGGTAGCCATCAAAAGGCTTGTTACATCCAATCTAATCCAATATCCAGAAGACTTTGATCGAGAAGTTCGATATCTAGGAAAGGCAAGGCATACAAATCTAATTTCTCTGAAAGGATACTATTGGACACCTCATTTGCAGCTTCTGGTATCAGAGTATGCACCAAATGGTAGCTTACAAGCTAAACTCCATGAGAGGCTTCCTTCCACTGCACCACTTTCTTGGGCAAACAGATTCAAAATCATATTTGGAACAGCAAAAGGACTTGCTTACTTGCACCATTCATTCCGTCCACCGATCATTCACTACAACATTAAACCTAGTAACATCTTACTTGATGAGAACTACAACCCGAAGATTTCAGATTTCGGACTGACAAGACTTA is a genomic window containing:
- the LOC119997965 gene encoding probably inactive leucine-rich repeat receptor-like protein kinase At3g28040, whose amino-acid sequence is MGFLQLLFFFVVSMASLGGCISNIDEASVQLNDDVLGLIVFKSGIKDPSSYLDSWKEDDNSPCSWRYIECNPTTNRVSQLSLDGLGLSGKIGKGLQKLQDLKVLSLSHNNFSGGISLELALIPGLERLNLTHNSLSGLIPSSFVNMSSIRFLDLSENTLSGPVPDALFQNCLSLRYLSLAGNMLEGPIPSSLGSCSSLNNLNLSKNHFSGSPDFTNQIWPLKRLRNLDLSRNELSGSVPGGVLALHNLKELILKDNHFSGPLPVDIGLCPHLSALDLSDNFFTGEVPESLQRLNSVSFFDLSNNMLSGDFPQWIGNMSSLEYMDLSSNSFTGSLPSSMGSLKSVTFLSLSHNRLTGNIPMSLVYCIELSVIRLRGNSFNGSIPEGLFELGLQQVDFSNNGLTGSIPPGSARLFASLHTLDLSRNNLSGHIPAELGLSSNLRYLNLSWNSIQSKMPPELGYFQNLTVLDLRNCYFYGSIPGDICDSGSLKILQLDGNSFTGPIPEEIGNCTSLYLLSLSHNNLSGSIPQSLSMLNMLKMLKLEFNELSGEIPQDLGRLENIVAVNVSYNRLEGRLPVGGIFPSLDQSSLQGNLGICSPLLKGPCKMNVSKPLVLDPFAYGNPTDGHRKRNESSNPKTYHHRIFLSVSAIVAISAAIFIVCGVILITLLNVSARRRLAFVGHALETIRSSSSSRSESLATGKLILFDSRASVEKISNPESILSKAAEVGEGVFGTVYKIQLGAQGRMVAIKRLVTSNLIQYPEDFDREVRYLGKARHTNLISLKGYYWTPHLQLLVSEYAPNGSLQAKLHERLPSTAPLSWANRFKIIFGTAKGLAYLHHSFRPPIIHYNIKPSNILLDENYNPKISDFGLTRLMAGHGNQVVGSRFHSAHYMAPELSCQTRINEKCDVYGFGILMLEIVTGRRPVEYGEDSVLILSDQVRVLLEEGNVLDCVDSSIFSEYLEDEVLPVLKLAIVCTSQIPSSRPSMAEVVQILEVIKTPVSQRSEMF